In the Arachis ipaensis cultivar K30076 chromosome B04, Araip1.1, whole genome shotgun sequence genome, ATATACGTATAATATGTTtacattttcaaatttttttaatgctTCTTTAATGTACTTCATCCTTGAgaatatgaaccacacatagtaAATAGACATTCACATCCCATTCTTATCACGATAAAATCTAAATTTAGACTATATTTTGGTATGAAAATATATAAATGtataataaaattttgatttgTCTAAATATTAGCTAAAAAAAGACATTATTTaatactttttaatttaatttttttaatcaaacgaGTCAACCCATTTAACTCATCAACTAAAATGAATCAAGTCAAACTAGCATGTCATTGACTAGGCAAAGAAATAGTGAACCCAATATTTCAATGACGAGTTGTCTCAAATCCACTTATTAACAGCTCTAGTTCTAccaaataaagaaatataaagaaTGGATTATCCCAAAAGGACTAAGGTAATTAGGTAATTGcgggaaaaaaagaaaaggaaggtaTGGTGTTAAATTGTACAGTGAAGTTCATCTTGATGGCAATAAGATGGAAGGGGAATCCATATTTGAGAGGAATGTTGTTAGATAAATAAAATCTGGTTCCTTGAGAGGAATGATTGTGCATATTCAAGAGTATACAAAAGTTTCTCCCATAAAATTGGACCTATTTGcaatgtatttattatttaaGCATACTCTTAAACCTATACTCACAAAGCATATTAGGACCCAAATGCAAATATCAACAAGCTAAGGTTAGGGCACAAAAGCTTCAACAAATTTAAGTCATTAATAAGCATTCAAACTATCATTACATCCGAATTAATTAGCCTAATCATAAAAAAAACACTGCACAATGCAGCATTCACCTAATCAGCCGAAAAAATAAATCAGAGATTAAACTCTACCAaagaaaaatgaaaccctaaactgCAACTTACAACACTGCCAActatatcatcatcatcaccctatTAGTCATAAAAGACAACAAAGGTTTGAAACAATGCTAACATAATTAACATAGAGCAACCTTAGAGAAACATCAAGTGAAATAGCTCAGCCATGAATGTTGTCAGCAAGAATAAACGACGACATGCCATGTGGCCGCGAATCAATCATCATGGAATCAATCATCAGGCAAAGAGATGTTAATATCCGTGGTGGATTTAATCGAGTCTGGCATGGAATGCATGTTAACCCAGCTGTCCCTTCGGAAGGCAGAGGGAGGAGTGAGGCTAGAGTTGAAGGTTCCGGGATTGTGTTGCATCACGTGCCCACCCATGACATCCTCTTTATCGCCGTTAGTTGAGGGTGGCAGCGCAGAGGACACTGCAATGGCCGGGTTAACTGCTGCTGGTGGTGCGTAATCATGCTTCTGCTTCTTTGGTTTCGGATCTTGCTGGTTGCTTGGCAGAAAACTTCCAACAACCACCTGATATAATCGGCAACATGAGTCGACTAAGTAAACATATAACTTGTCCAAACTCCAAAGTAAGAATCTGTTTGATTTCAGAAGATAAATGATGGATCTTCCCAACTTAAAATCTCACTTGCATAGATCAAATAGCAATTGCATGTTATGTAAATTATATCACATGCCACACTCTATTAAACATTTTCCTTATtcccttttcttctctctttccttaccacccttttttttaaaaaagatgcaAAACATGCAACCTTGGTTTCAAACCTCCTTCAGTTTTAAGGATCTTTTGGTATAATCTTTAATTTTGGGAACAATAAATAACAAATCAAAGATGTTTTCTAAAACCAAAAGGGCTAATTTCACTAAAAAATGTCTTCCAATATCATAGTTGACATGGAATATGGTAAGGGATGCTTACCTGCACAGGACTGGCAGCTACAAGAAGACCAGCAACGCCACCGCCTAAGACACGGCCATCAGGGCTGGACAAGGTGACACTCATCCCACCTGACCGGCTTCTCGTTCCTTCGTTGTCAGTAGGCATAAATGATCCAGTCAAGGAAAGTATCTCGAAACGACCCTGGACAAAACAATCCAAAATACGAAACATAAGATTTTTAGCACCACCAAAGAAAGCTACTTCAATAATAAAATGAAAATCCACAATGTTTGAAAACCTTAATCAGACATAAAAAACAAGCAAAATCTTCAAATCAAGGATTCAACGTGGACTCAAAACACAAAAAGAATGGAGaataatatacatatattcaTAAACATAATAATAAGCTGATTCAGATTAGCACCTCATAGGTCAAAGTTCCTCCTGAAGAATCAGGCTGGCGAAGCGTAACATTTGAAATTACACCAGTAGCAGATAGTATGCATATAGCTCGTGGTCCTTGTTGAGAAAACGATATAACCTTCATTGTGATGTCCTGAAACAATGAGAATAATTATGCATTTTCTTGTCAAATGCAGCATAAGTCCAACTACATGAAACGAAACGTCTATAACCaagcaaaatgaaaaatgggTGTAGAACAAAGTGAAACATAGTCAATATTTTTCCCTATCCGTCGAGTATACCTCGCCAGCATTGACAGTAATGATATGGGGCATAAAGCTTGTACCCATGGAATCTCCTACAGAAAATAAACATCAATAGATATCAGCAAAACACAATAGATAAATATATAATGAACATAAAATGCTTATTTTTCACTTGCTAACACAGAAATCAACTTTCTATGCATGGAAACATCATAAAAGGCAAAGTTGAGCATTAACTGATTTTGCATACTTCAAAAGAAAATTCTAAAATGAAAAAGACTTCTTCTTTCAGGTATTTATaacatataattataaataaaccAAAACCCACCCAACATGTAAAATGTTAAAAAACAATAGCATTGAAGGCATCAAATTTCATTCCCACCTAGAATATCCCCTCCTCCGAATTTCTTTGAGTGCTTGTACTCCATACCCCGCGATTTCCCTCGCTTGCCACTTGAATGGAAGCTCGAAAATTCGTTAGAAGACGGAGCCGAAGAAGAAATTGGCAATGGTGACAATGCCATATTAACCGATCCATCCGGTCCATACTTCCTTGGCCTACCACGTTTTTTCTTAATTGTTGTTCCATCCAATCCTACACTCACCGGCGAAATACCAAGAGCAGCATTAGCAGCTGCATCCGGGCCAGGAACTTGGCT is a window encoding:
- the LOC107639767 gene encoding AT-hook motif nuclear-localized protein 7, producing the protein MEAREAISSGVTVIGAEAPSAYHVAPRSEAPSQVPGPDAAANAALGISPVSVGLDGTTIKKKRGRPRKYGPDGSVNMALSPLPISSSAPSSNEFSSFHSSGKRGKSRGMEYKHSKKFGGGDILGDSMGTSFMPHIITVNAGEDITMKVISFSQQGPRAICILSATGVISNVTLRQPDSSGGTLTYEGRFEILSLTGSFMPTDNEGTRSRSGGMSVTLSSPDGRVLGGGVAGLLVAASPVQVVVGSFLPSNQQDPKPKKQKHDYAPPAAVNPAIAVSSALPPSTNGDKEDVMGGHVMQHNPGTFNSSLTPPSAFRRDSWVNMHSMPDSIKSTTDINISLPDD